Below is a window of Agathobacter rectalis ATCC 33656 DNA.
ATAGCCCAGTTTCTCTTTATATCATCCATGCTGTCCCAATAGCCCACTGCAAGCCCTGCGAGGTACGCTGCGCCCATGGCTGTTGTCTCCACACACACAGGCCTATTGACCGGTGCATTGCTGATATCAGCCTGCATCTGCATGAGCAGATTGTTGGCACTGGCGCCGCCGTCCACCTTAAGCGATGTGAGATTGATGCCCGAATCAGCCTTCATTGCCTCAAGCACATCATTTACCTGAAATGCCATTGATTCCAGAGTGGCCCTTATGACATGGTACTTGTTTACACCTCTCGTAAGACCCACAATAGTTCCTCTCGCATACTGATCCCAGTACGGTGCCCCAAGCCCTGTAAATGCCGGCACCACATAACAGCCGTTTGTATCCTTTACCTTTCTCGCCATGTACTCTGAATCAGTTGAGGAATCGATAAATTTCATCTCATCGCGGAGCCACTGTATTGAGGCTCCTGCCACAAATATTGAGCCCTCCAGCGCATATACCACCTTGCCGTCTATGCCCCAGGCTATTGTGGTAACAAGTCCGTTCTTTGATGAAACAGGCATCTCACCTGTATTCATCAGCAGAAAACAACCTGTACCGTATGTATTTTTGGCTTCTCCTGCCCTAAAGCAGGTCTGACCAAAAAGCGCTGCCTGCTGGTCTCCTGCCGCTCCCGCGATAGGAATCGGTCCCCCGAAGTACACCGGATTCACCTCACCATACACACAGCTTGACGGCATAGGCTTTGGAAGCATGCTCTTTGGTATGTCAAGCTCCTTAAGTATCTCATCATCCCACTTTAAGGTATTGATATTAAACATCATGGTTCTTGATGCATTGGAATAATCCGTAACATGCACCTGCCCCTGAGTGAGCTTCCATATAAGCCATGTCTCGACTGTTCCAAACAAAAGCTCGCCTCTTTCGGCTCTCTCCCTTGCTCCCGGCACATTGTCAAGGAGCCACTTGAGCTTAGTTGCCGAAAAATAAGCATCTATCACAAGACCTGTCTTTTTCCTGAAGGTCTCGGTAAGCCCCTTTTCCTTCAGTGAATCCGCATACTCTGCCGTGCGCCTGCACTGCCATACTATTGCGTGATAAACCGGCTCTCCCGTATTTTTGTCCCACACAATCGTGGTCTCTCTCTGGTTAGTAATGCCTATCGCACATATGTCGGCTGCCGTAGCCTGTATATTTGCCATTGCCTCCTTTGCCACCTCAAGCTGTGTGGCCCAGATTTCCTCTGCATCGTGCTCCACCCAGCCTGGCTTCGGGAAAAACTGCGTAAATTCCTTCTGTGCCACGCTGCACATCTCGCCCTTCTCATTGAAAAGTATACATCTGTTGCTGGTCGTGCCCGCATCTAATGCCATA
It encodes the following:
- the glpK gene encoding glycerol kinase GlpK, whose amino-acid sequence is MAKYIMALDAGTTSNRCILFNEKGEMCSVAQKEFTQFFPKPGWVEHDAEEIWATQLEVAKEAMANIQATAADICAIGITNQRETTIVWDKNTGEPVYHAIVWQCRRTAEYADSLKEKGLTETFRKKTGLVIDAYFSATKLKWLLDNVPGARERAERGELLFGTVETWLIWKLTQGQVHVTDYSNASRTMMFNINTLKWDDEILKELDIPKSMLPKPMPSSCVYGEVNPVYFGGPIPIAGAAGDQQAALFGQTCFRAGEAKNTYGTGCFLLMNTGEMPVSSKNGLVTTIAWGIDGKVVYALEGSIFVAGASIQWLRDEMKFIDSSTDSEYMARKVKDTNGCYVVPAFTGLGAPYWDQYARGTIVGLTRGVNKYHVIRATLESMAFQVNDVLEAMKADSGINLTSLKVDGGASANNLLMQMQADISNAPVNRPVCVETTAMGAAYLAGLAVGYWDSMDDIKRNWAIDRVFEPEIADDMREKKRKMWKKAVACAFNWAKDD